A region of Drosophila mauritiana strain mau12 chromosome 3L, ASM438214v1, whole genome shotgun sequence DNA encodes the following proteins:
- the LOC117142056 gene encoding uncharacterized protein LOC117142056, with amino-acid sequence MANQISFKDIPSEMPQPKRIQLEGETSVAEAINFLKTQCDTRKEHKPEEFEQDGPTVADELNARLAMVHVRETRAKRIRRLVKFSPNETQALYRFICVCPRYHPCYVPCQHTGQIIIDRDVLSREEHICFLATPKKDFSSPQLAKQARYYTKKIYVNQCTARVERLADPHPMRVSDTYNFFKDYLSPRHIAALENQMKPKPPVEAMSMEKALEYMEEEMRQRRAAKRVQKRRCKGLKKRIILRQRKQMQKIICVLFEEMKDFLLNDQFIVDENSPLCCVILERLREFTDQEFYTTSNLQEYQRILANNLTVWVNKFISNLNIYLTPQQIPVKRQMMAENDPEQFVPLSDFISVSDEADAEEMMHDVEHGAAEYDDYEYGEDYLPDVLNTDISEETVIA; translated from the exons ATGGCAAACCAAATAAGCTTCAAGGATATACCCTCCGAGATGCCGCAGCCAAAGCGCATTCAACTTGAGGGCGAGACTTCGGTGGCCGAAGCCATAAACTTCCTGAAGACGCAGTGCGATACGCGCAAGGAGCACAAGCCTGAGGAGTTTGAGCAGGATGGACCAACTGTAGCGGACGAGCTCAATGCTCGCCTGGCCATGGTTCATGTGCGCGAGACTCGTGCCAAACGCATTCGCCGCTTAGTTAAGTTTTCCCCCAATGAGACGCAGGCATTGTACAG GTTCATCTGCGTCTGTCCCCGCTACCATCCTTGCTATGTACCCTGCCAGCACACGGGACAAATAATCATCGACCGGGACGTGTTGTCCCGCGAGGAACACATATGTTTTCTAGCTACACCCAAGAAGGACTTCTCCTCGCCCCAGTTGGCCAAACAGGCGCGCTACTACACCAAAAAGATCTACGTCAACCAATGTACAGCACGGGTTGAACGACTTGCCGATCCTCACCCGATGCGAGTTAGTGACACATACAATTTCTTCAAGGATTACCTCTCGCCGCGTCACATAGCGGCTCTAGAGAACCAGATGAAACCCAAACCTCCGGTAGAAGCCATGTCAATGGAGAAAGCTTTGGAGTACATGGAGGAGGAGATGCGTCAGCGCAGGGCAGCGAAGCGCGTCCAAAAGCGACGATGCAAGGGTCTGAAAAAACGAATCATTTTGCGCCAGCGCAAGCAGATGCAAAAGATAATTTGCGTACTGTTCGAGGAAATGAAGGATTTTCTACTCAATGATCAGTTTATTGTTGACGAGAACTCCCCTCTATGTTGCGTAATTCTTGAAAGACTTCGAGAATTTACAG ATCAAGAATTCTATACGACCAGTAATTTACAAGAGTATCAGAGGATATTGGCCAACAACCTAACCGTTTGGGTTAACAAGTTCATATCAAACTTAAACATTTACTTGACACCTCAGCAAATACCTGTAAAACGACAGATGATGGCAGAGAACGATCCCGAACAGTTTGTGCCCTTGTCAGATTTCATTTCAGTATCCGATGAGGCGGATGCAGAGGAAATGATGCACGATGTCGAGCACGGAGCCGCTGAATATGACGACTATGAATATGGGGAGGACTACTTGCCAGACGTTCTCAATACGGATATTTCGGAGGAAACAGTAATTGCTTAA
- the LOC117142055 gene encoding dynactin subunit 1, translated as MMSPRELKLGQRVEVTGKNLQGKVAYVGRTNFAAGLWYGVVLDEPLGKNNGSVHGSVYFKCPTNCGLFVRAQQLVRIAELPKGGDNRKADEMQRDGARAKLSRRSGGGKSVEEQDNQREQQASTSGKVKATPSTPSPQHKNRNTQSSRDTALAKTSGRFLATHQQPLQLPKNPVVCDGSVRNSQAEETGEITMSPKKSSDIEESKEHSPQETKETNQPASKEVEPKNEKELQSTEAANLKQDTPVNPLQTSTIGQLPPQKASAQLTPPPLTCNQRRSTSYTQLRPTRISQPKPTTAQAQSSTAQLTLAMPVPLALAPKRSKTSMSPTSSIKRVAPAAFVEPRFLEILRPQFTPGPALRTPSSVAPPLDNPELRQLREELQLLRGQKSEDKLKLLELERMRIHNEQLMEFKSQIMAQQVLLQRELQRSRHELREAQDVSSKLKRELDEIAESIELLTLDKEMAEERMETLQMELEMAQERNDELSLDVEILKAEQEEQQGQRIEKSEKQIGAGVTTQSAGEFFRLEQYNQRLRETVVRLRDTLAQEKQIGQRTHKELETKHSEINELKSIKELLSRRVDNMEMQLMDLKEQVDASLGAEAMVTQLASLKLELEDRVKLLEDEVNELEALEQIQEQLIESNQELETDLREEIDKLSGQVKILEQQKNAAMESLYDRDVTIMKFRDLVKQLQEQLQLRADGTLSIEDFSSANESQQEDGSNQSQTDYQHIFSVSKAYGRALEQQIKTVELRLQRQHLEHVLAFVPEQFLLRGGEHDVVLVMLLLERMNEKLTIVCQAINEKFPTACEFGRDAIFEGYSVQRYIFRSQCLYLLKSLQLVLQQFRHGLTHCDYELCTHAAIYRSDLDAQEQQLDEFVRLLKTGQLDEHTNCEPIQRVLHYVSGLHQNLMPPQTLVELLDEQQLYEALIEVYEAGLDAVNANAGLMHTIIQLGHEQTASFSCMQMLMEQSCAHKQKLKKLQRKLSGSKTASWTGMQCARYQRIMEANEALGALIRLLGSTAREASRDSNGGIAHEKLWRMLVLNYNKFAPSQEAEEPREVDAYSQRCMQLIEEQFDELFALLDSPDVNTEYVRHPTCNTLQERAAQVKRHYEDVKNLELTVAEREKEIKSLKYTAKMKQQDYSELQVRKEMAEKQLSKQCHVLAGFAEAVEQLEQSILAKEAALGQALNMLAEKLTSLEQSQEHWKEQQQADSACLTSTTISSNREMNMLHQALRQERSLRVQLQGSEMRKTFATLEPLHVPQAGSQELTDLEKDLRSLKNQWLLAHLEMGAAGRQRRSEIELQGSRVLRHIFHTYCTQHPHRAKNTDFGLFITEDLRRAFGQNF; from the exons ATGATGAGCCCACGGGAACTGAAACTTGGCCAGCGCGTTGAGGTAACGGGTAAAAATCTGCAAGGTAAGGTGGCCTATGTGGGACGCACTAACTTCGCTGCCGGACTCTGGTACGGCGTGGTTCTGGACGAGCCGCTGGGCAAGAATAATGGAAGCGTACACGGCAGCGTTTACTTCAAGTGTCCCACTAACTGTGGCCTCTTTGTGCGCGCCCAGCAGCTGGTGAGGATTGCCGAGTTGCCCAAGGGAGGGGACAATCGAAAAGCCGATGAAATGCAACGCGACGGGGCCAGAGCAAAGCTTTCAAGGCGGAGTGGCGGTGGGAAGTCGGTGGAGGAGCAG GATAACCAGAGGGAGCAGCAGGCAAGCACATCTGGCAAAGTAAAGGCCACTCCGTCGACTCCATCACCGCAGCATAAGAACAGAAACACTCAATCCTCCAGGGATACCGCATTGGCTAAGACTTCTGGAAGGTTTTTGGCGACTCATCAGCAACCATTACAGCTTCCAAAG AATCCAGTGGTATGTGATGGCAGTGTAAGGAACTCGCAGGCTGAAGAAACTGGAGAAATAACCATGTCTCCGAAGAAGTCATCAGATATTGAGGAATCAAAGGAGCATTCACCGCAGGAAACAAAGGAGACTAACCAGCCAGCAAGCAAGGAAGTTGAGCCTAAGAATGAAAAGGAGCTACAAAGCACGGAAGCTGCAAATTTAAAGCAGGATACACCAGTCAATCCTCTCCAGACCAGCACAATTGGGCAGTTGCCCCCACAGAAGGCCAGTGCTCAACTGACTCCGCCACCTTTGACATGTAACCAGAGGAGATCCACATCCTACACCCAGCTGCGACCCACAAGGATTAGTCAGCCGAAGCCAACAACGGCACAGGCCCAGAGCTCCACGGCGCAGCTTACCCTGGCCATGCCAGTACCATTGGCTTTGGCACCCAAGCGCAGTAAGACCAGCATGAGTCCCACGAGCTCCATTAAGCGAGTTGCTCCAGCTGCCTTTGTAGAGCCGCGTTTTCTAGAGATCCTGAGACCACAGTTTACACCTGGGCCAGCTCTCCGAACTCCCAGTTCAGTGGCTCCGCCTCTAGATAACCCTGAGCTTCGTCAACTGAGAGAGGAACTTCAATTGCTAAGGGGCCAAAAGAGCGAGGACAAGCTTAAGCTTCTGGAACTAGAGCGGATGCGCATACACAACGAGCAGCTGATGGAGTTTAAGTCGCAGATTATGGCGCAGCAGGTACTGCTTCAGAGGGAACTGCAGAGATCGCGACACGAACTAAGGGAAGCACAGGATGTGTCGTCTAAATTGAAGAGGGAGCTAGACGAGATAGCAGAGAGCATAGAACTTCTCACCCTGGACAAGGAAATGGCGGAGGAGCGCATGGAGACCCTGCAAATGGAACTGGAAATGGCTCAGGAAAGAAATGACGAACTGAGCTTGGATGTCGAGATCCTGAAggcggagcaggaggagcaacAGGGTCAACGAATCGAGAAGAGTGAGAAACAAATCGGAGCAGGGGTGACCACTCAATCCGCAGGCGAGTTCTTTCGCCTGGAGCAATATAATCAGCGTCTTCGGGAGACGGTTGTCCGGTTGCGAGACACTCTTGCCCAGGAGAAGCAGATTGGCCAGCGAACGCACAAGGAACTGGAGACCAAGCATTCGGAGATCAACGAGCTAAAAAGCATCAAGGAGTTGCTCAGCAGAAGGGTGGACAACATGGAAATGCAGCTAATGGATTTGAAAGAGCAGGTTGATGCTTCCCTCGGAGCAGAGGCCATGGTTACCCAACTGGCATCTTTGAAACTGGAGTTGGAAGATCGCGTCAAGCTTCTGGAAGACGAAGTCAACGAACTGGAGGCACTTGAGCAAATCCAGGAACAGCTTATTGAGAGTAACCAAGAGCTGGAAACAGATCTTCGGGAGGAGATTGACAAGCTAAGTGGTCAGGTTAAGATCCTGGAGCAACAGAAAAATGCTGCTATGGAAAGTCTCTACGACCGCGATGTGACCATCATGAAATTCCGGGACTTGGTGAAACAGCTGCAGGAGCAACTTCAGCTCCGAGCAGATGGCACCCTTTCCATCGAGGATTTCAGTAGTGCCAACGAGTCCCAACAGGAGGATGGATCCAACCAGAGTCAGACGGACTACCAGCACATTTTTAGTGTGAGCAAGGCCTACGGCAGGGCCCTGGAGCAGCAGATCAAGACTGTGGAGCTACGGTTACAGCGCCAGCATCTGGAGCACGTCCTAGCCTTCGTCCCTGAACAGTTCCTTTTGCGTGGAGGGGAGCATGATGTGGTGCTGGTCATGCTCCTACTGGAGCGGATGAACGAGAAACTGACCATTGTGTGCCAGGCCATTAACGAAAAGTTTCCCACGGCTTGTGAGTTTG GTCGCGATGCCATCTTCGAGGGCTACTCCGTGCAGCGGTACATCTTCAGGTCGCAGTGCCTCTATCTGCTAAAGAGTCTTCAACTGGTGCTCCAGCAGTTCCGCCATGGACTAACGCATTGCGACTACGAGTTGTGCACCCATGCAGCCATTTACCGCAGTGATCTGGATgcccaggagcagcagctcgACGAGTTCGTACGACTGCTCAAAACTGGTCAACTGGATGAACACACGAACTGCGAGCCAATTCAACGGGTGCTTCACTATGTGAGTGGGTTGCACCAGAATTTGATGCCACCTCAAACGCTTGTGGAGCTGCTGGACGAACAGCAGCTGTATGAAGCCCTGATCGAGGTATACGAAGCTGGCTTGGACGCggtaaatgcaaatgcaggTCTGATGCACACCATCATACAACTGGGCCACGAGCAGACCGCCTCCTTCAGCTGCATGCAGATGCTGATGGAGCAGAGCTGTGCCCACAAGCAGAAGCTAAAGAAGCTACAGAGGAAGCTTAGCGGCAGCAAGACGGCGTCTTGGACGGGAATGCAGTGTGCCAGGTATCAGAGGATCATGGAGGCGAACGAGGCACTGGGTGCCCTTATCCGACTGCTGGGCAGCACTGCCCGAGAAGCTAGCAGGGATTCTAATGGTGGAATCGCACACGAAAAGTTATGGAGGATGCTTGTCCTCAACTACAACAAGTTCGCGCCGAGTCAGGAGGCGGAGGAACCCAGAGAAGTGGATGCCTACAGCCAGCGGTGCATGCAGCTCATCGAGGAACAGTTTGACGAGCTATTCGCGCTGCTAGATTCCCCCGATGTAAACACAGAGTATGTGCGTCATCCCACTTGTAATACTTTGCAGGAGCGGGCCGCCCAGGTGAAGCGACACTACGAGGACGTGAAAAACCTCGAGCTGACTGTGGCTGAACGGGAGAAGGAAATCAAAAGCCTCAAGTACACAGCCAAGATGAAACAGCAGGACTACTCGGAGCTGCAGGTACGCAAGGAGATGGCCGAGAAACAGCTGAGCAAGCAGTGTCACGTGCTAGCTGGATTCGCGGAAGCTgtggagcagctggagcagtCGATCCTGGCCAAAGAGGCTGCCCTCGGACAGGCATTGAACATGCTAGCGGAAAAGCTCACCAGCCTGGAGCAGTCCCAGGAGCACtggaaggagcagcagcaggcggacAGTGCCTGTCTGACAAGCACCACGATAAGCTCCAACCGTGAGATGAACATGCTCCATCAGGCGCTTCGCCAGGAGCGATCCCTGCGTGTCCAGCTCCAGGGCAGCGAGATGAGAAAGACCTTCGCCACTTTGGAACCACTGCATGTTCCTCAAGCCGGAAGCCAGGAGctgaccgacctggagaaggACCTTCGCTCGCTGAAGAACCAGTGGCTCTTGGCCCATCTGGAAATGGGTGCTGCTGGCCGCCAGCGACGCTCGGAGATCGAGCTGCAGGGCAGCCGCGTCCTGCGACATATCTTCCACACATATTGCACACAGCATCCGCATCGGGCCAAGAACACCGATTTTGGCCTCTTCATCACCGAGGATCTGCGCAGAGCATTCGGGCAAAATTTCTAG
- the LOC117142053 gene encoding E3 ubiquitin-protein ligase listerin, translated as MGGKTKQAPRTKNNAKPSSSSRTAELLGSSTPIFVGFSAQTDGGGLVPFAPGFASAEQMPDSFDAAISPQTQIILRKLSKKDPMTKKKALQELHELIEQSDVEVLKNILPLWPKYYLNLASDPDHTVREQTQTVLQLLMAKCKKAMAPYLKLLVPVWLGSRFDTYAPAASIASQSFRDTFAGNANRSREVCMHCQVEILEYATRNLTFHTAATLSIGKSLTPEDAEQKYQRVIISSLKLLSFFMEQTAQTEELSQVKESFGTLVAHQKFWSFAKHKVPPIKAAWFECIYHILQSVALSDVITPQKTQLTNLCFQFIDDADPVVAPHIWGCVLLLQSNYEDWFVPLNIRKTLLPKLSSLLQNGFNRNAQAICPNLLPFLSKVTQASLQDLDIYDFYQRFFDDMKLAVTKKFDPPLSKSDCIVIHNAYFECLRFLLQQINNNKEREQKEDEFSTSLLDNNVLEPIGWLLKSDSPHVKIFFQHSSALVAFWDRQINNKLDNGGLYAKLLNKFWIRIFELVTQDLSAEEVNEQLLGHVLLLVQDLHMANPSLESPSVKFVEEPDGKMEKSEPTTPVKKAQEAAAFIQKELKQLVIKLVRICLDKAKKGSGSGTSTSRYIEQIRTLTKMFNDAAFYKSLTDDGDLASALNKFVSLLGQLSCDACESVVEIVFEILPLLETGQRFKYIENTLMKLPQHGVQNLLLHRLLSYPLCTEAAVRQMLSGPETCEMIARIAEEVVVDNDREKLNLLHKCFFQTDTGDILINAKTVDKILLSMCGPLEQPVVDDAVEVCGSFIAQIMPVICSNNNSSLHVRQQIFLKLFKFSLEHRPEDYLSEDTLWEITTCWQDGLSSKDIEIDDDMLKCCAGIVEGLANSVELKADTLDGMAEAMAKFVICSTENIEDEHKRSERIDETITALLESPLKTTDKVQQFEKHCVLLEALQGSVTAGVPFENACLSRNEILPLLQRSTLNFATIYKLVYQFPPPQDTNDPEDELTEDYCDPNADVLKKWNEPLIAELLQCIRVAGSAECWLEMSDLQSSTEELVLILSEKVQSFMGNSSDLVAIVKERLQQAAVQQSSVIDCRLLSYLRFCPQYAAFEESASILLHEDLSENLVTQGALKTYVIALQFLLPKLSQKAITLSSAIMGTEPPEIWVKAAVFRALVLNNFEGDVNEQTDRNIIVSAVQFLTSIGEKQASQKDLLHYNVEIQRQPYESVINTVEFIKLLTEVLKRFPHELSIKNWDAIRIGLSSWVLSVSKSIAQYQDPKTSLFIVAVYQLFAALIEFIRSEKQKSSTELLKNMIDEWDSLFAKEVNLVLFKSYYLLTHEISVKPGFQACYEALLEQITPAIERLDYSFVYSFCKSNSNITLDHLCNFLFKQLYSFQHSVRLSAVHSLRQLTPHFVADDIELNEKQSESLDASKTICKWHFLNRFEDYLTRYDALISKYLEEFTFKLSELDDLEPIDRHNALSYLFLWDCIINACAKSPVALRAVYTNWLNDNKYEENFLHFLFRAMPVDILKNHGAKVHSNGVYKELTWSQQKDRQLPLERYVCHLYTEVLRKLPAVVRRWWNATQSRQKNFIDNLTTNYVSSLICSEELKAIANRKEKHENMQVTVHSSTREVLAVYAIDEARMELVITLAPNYPLGAVKVECGKQIGGRASSRNVGMQLTIFLTHQNGTIYDGLTMWKNNLDKKFEGVEECYVCYTVIHQETCQLPKLTCKTCKKKFHGPCLYKWFTTSSKSTCPICRNVF; from the exons aTGGGTGGAAAGACAAAACAAGCGCCGCGCACCAAAAATAATGCCAAG CCCTCGAGCAGCAGCCGAACCGCCGAGCTGCTGGGCAGTTCCACGCCCATTTTCGTGGGCTTCTCGGCGCAGACGGACGGCGGTGGCCTGGTGCCATTTGCTCCGGGATTCGCCAGCGCCGAACAAATGCCGGACAGCTTTGATGCGGCCATCAGTCCGCAAACGCAGATCATCCTGCGAAAGCTGTCCAAGAAGGATCCAATGACGAAGAAGAAGGCGCTGCAGGAGCTGCACGAACTGATCGAGCAGTCGGACGTGGAGGTCCTCAAGAACATTCTGCCGCTGTGGCCCAAGTACTACCTGAATCTGGCTAGCGATCCAGACCACACTGTTCGCGAACAGACGCAGACTGTGCTGCAGTTGCTCATGGCCAAGTGCAAGAAGGCGATGGCTCCATACCTAAAGTTGCTTGTGCCCGTTTGGCTGGGCAGCCGCTTTGATACCTACGCTCCGGCGGCCAGCATTGCGAGCCAATCCTTTCGAGACACCTTTGCTGGCAACGCCAACCGATCTCGGGAAGTCTGCATGCACTGTCAGGTGGAGATTCTCGAGTACGCCACACGCAACCTGACCTTTCACACAGCCGCTACTTTGTCGATCGGGAAAAGTCTCACTCCGGAGGATGCGGAACAGAAGTACCAGCGCGTTATCATCAGTAGTCTCAAGCTGTTGTCTTTCTTCATGGAGCAAACTGCGCAGACGGAGGAGCTCAGCCAGGTCAAGGAGAGCTTCGGCACCCTGGTGGCACACCAGAAGTTCTGGAGCTTCGCCAAGCATAAAGTGCCTCCCATAAA GGCCGCCTGGTTCGAGTGCATATATCACATTCTGCAATCGGTTGCACTTTCGGATGTAATCACGCCTCAGAAGACGCAGCTGACTAACCTCTGCTTCCAGTTTATTGACGATGCTGATCCCGTGGTGGCTCCTCACATTTGGGGGTGCGTTCTGCTTCTACAAAGTAATTACGAAGATTG GTTTGTTCCACTGAACATTCGCAAGACTCTTCTCCCCAAACTTTCGTCGTTGCTCCAAAATGGTTTCAATCGCAACGCCCAGGCCATCTGTCCCAATCTGCTGCCATTTTTGTCGAAAGTTACACAAGCATCCCTTCAGGACCTGGATATCTACGATTTCTATCAGCGCTTCTTTGACGACATGAAGCTGGCAGTCACTAAGAAATTCGATCCACCGCTTTCCAAATCCGATTGCATTGTGATACACAATGCCTATTTTGAGTGCCTACGCTTCTTGCTGCAGCAgattaacaacaacaaagagcGAGAGCAGAAGGAGGATGAATTTTCCACTAGCCTACTCGATAACAACGTACTTGAACCTATTGGCTGGCTGCTCAAAAGCGATAGTCCGCATGTAAAAATCTTCTTCCAGCACAGTTCTGCCCTGGTGGCCTTCTGGGATCGTcagattaataataaattggaTAATGGTGGCCTATATGCCAAGTTGCTGAACAAGTTCTGGATACGCATCTTTGAGCTGGTCACACAAGACCTCTCGGCCGAGGAGGTGAATGAGCAACTGCTAGGACATGTCTTGCTTTTAGTGCAGGATCTGCACATGGCTAATCCTAGCCTGGAGTCGCCGAGTGTTAAGTTTGTGGAGGAGCCAGACGGTAAGATGGAGAAGAGCGAACCCACAACACCAGTTAAAAAGGCTCAAGAAGCTGCTGCTTTTATACAAAAGGAACTGAAACAGTTGGTTATAAAGTTAGTGAGAATATGCCTGGATAAGGCCAAGAAAGGCAGTGGGAGTGGTACTTCGACCTCGCGTTACATCGAACAAATTCGTACGCTTACAAAAATGTTTAACGATGCCGCGTTCTACAAAAGTCTAACTGATGATGGAGACCTGGCGTCGGCgttaaataaatttgtgtCACTGCTAGGGCAACTAAGTTGTGACGCCTGTGAATCTGTGGTGGAGATCGTGTTTGAAATCCTGCCGCTGCTAGAGACTGGACAACGctttaaatatattgaaaacACTCTCATGAAG CTTCCACAACATGGTGTGCAAAATCTTTTGCTCCATCGTCTACTATCTTATCCCCTGTGCACCGAGGCCGCCGTGAGGCAAATGCTCAGTGGTCCGGAAACTTGTGAAATGATTGCGCGGATAGCTGAGGAGGTTGTTGTAGACAACGATCGGGAGAAGCTGAACTTGCTTCACAAGTGCTTTTTCCAAACTGACACGGGAGACATACTCATTAATGCTAAAACTGTGGATAAAATACTGCTGTCCATGTGCGGACCCTTGGAGCAACCGGTTGTGGATGACGCGGTGGAAGTGTGTGGCAGTTTTATTGCCCAGATAATGCCTGTGATTTGCAGCAACAATAACTCTTCGCTGCACGTGCGCCAACAGATCTTCCTTAAGCTGTTCAAATTCAGTTTGGAGCATCGTCCAGAGGATTATCTGTCGGAGGATACTCTGTGGGAAATTACCACTTGCTGGCAGGATGGACTTTCTAGCAAAGATATTGAAATCGATGATGACATGCTAAAGTGTTGTGCAGGAATTGTTGAGGGTTTGGCAAATTCAGTAGAACTTAAAGCGGATACTTTGGATGGAATGGCAGAGGCGATGGCCAAGTTTGTTATTTGCTCAACGGAAAATATTGAAGATGAGCATAAGCGCTCGGAGCGTATTGATGAAACTATAACTGCTCTTCTGGAATCGCCCCTGAAAACAACTGACAAGGTGCAACAGTTTGAGAAACATTGTGTACTACTAGAAGCCTTGCAAGGATCTGTGACTGCGGGAGTTCCGTTCGAAAACGCTTGCCTCTCAAGGAACGAAATACTACCATTGCTTCAACGTTCCACACTAAACTTTGCTACAATCTACAAGCTCGTCTATCAATTCCCACCACCTCAAGACACCAACGACCCAGAGGATGAGTTGACCGAGGACTACTGTGATCCAAATGCTGATGTGCTCAAAAAATGGAACGAACCCTTAATTGCAGAGCTTTTACAGTGCATTCGAGTGGCTGGATCAGCAGAATGCTGGCTGGAAATGTCAGACTTGCAATCGTCGACAGAGGAGTTAGTGTTGATCCTTTCGGAGAAAGTGCAAAGCTTTATGGGCAACAGCAGCGATCTGGTTGCAATAGTAAAGGAGCGTCTTCAGCAAgcggcagtgcagcagtccAGCGTAATTGACTGCCGTCTTTTGAGTTACCTTCGATTTTGCCCACAGTATGCGGCTTTCGAAGAAAGTGCCTCCATTTTGCTACATGAAGATCTGTCAGAAAATCTAGTGACGCAGGGAGCGCTCAAGACCTATGTAATAGCCCTACAG TTTCTCTTGCCGAAGCTCTCTCAAAAAGCGATTACTCTTAGTTCGGCGATTATGGGAACAGAACCACCTGAAATTTGGGTTAAGGCAGCAGTGTTTCGTGCTCTAGtattaaacaattttgaaGGCGATGTGAATGAGCAAACGGATCGCAATATAATAGTATCAGCCGTACAGTTTCTGACCAGCATAGGGGAAAAGCAAGCTAGCCAAAAGGACTTACTCCATTATAATGT AGAAATTCAAAGGCAACCCTACGAATCAGTTATAAATACAGTGGAGTTCATAAAGCTTTTAACTGAAGTTTTAAAACGTTTTCCGCACGAACTGAGCATAAAGAACTGGGACGCTATACGCATTGGCCTTAGCTCTTGGGTGCTTTCTGTTTCAAAATCTATAGCGCAATACCAAGACCCAAAG ACTTCGCTTTTTATTGTGGCTGTTTATCAATTGTTTGCCGCCTTAATTGAATTCATACGCTCCGAGAAGCAAAAGAGTTCCACGGAATTACTCAAAAACATGATCGACGAATGGGACTCTTTGTTTGCCAAGGAAGTCAATTTAGTGCTCTTTAAGTCATATTACCTATTGACCCACGAGATTAGTGTGAAACCAGGATTTCAGGCATGCTATGAGGCCTTACTAGAACAAATAACACCGGCCATAGAGCGACTGGACTACAGCTTTGTGTACTCG TTCTGCAAGTCAAATAGTAACATCACCTTGGATCACCTCTGCAATTTCCTCTTCAAGCAACTTTATAGTTTCCAGCACTCGGTTCGATTAAGTGCTGTACACTCGCTTCGCCAATTAACGCCCCACTTTGTGGCGGACGACATAGAGCTGAATGAGAAACAAAGCGAGAGTCTAGACGCCAGCAAAACGATTTGCAAGTGGCACTTCCTCAATCGCTTTGAGGACTATCTAACACGCTACGATGCACTGATAAGTAAATACCTGGAAGAGTTCACGTTCAAGCTATCAGAGCTGGATGATCTCGAACCCATCGACAGACACAATGCACTGAGTTACCTTTTCTTATGGGATTGTATAATCAATGCTTGCGCTAAGTCTCCAGTTGCATTGCGCGCTGTTTACACCAATTGGCTGAATGATAACAAATACGAAGAG AATTTTCTACACTTCCTTTTCCGGGCCATGCCCGTGGACATACTTAAGAACCACGGTGCCAAGGTCCACAGCAACGGCGTTTACAAAGAGCTCACCTGGTCTCAGCAGAAGG ATCGACAACTACCCCTGGAGCGATATGTCTGCCACTTGTACACGGAGGTGCTCCGCAAGCTGCCTGCCGTGGTGCGCAGGTGGTGGAACGCCACTCAGTCCAGGCAGAAGAACTTCATAGACAACCTGACCACAAACTACGTGAGTTCTCTGATTTGCAGCGAGGAGCTCAAGGCGATCGCCAATCGCAAGGAGAAGCACGAGAATATGCAG GTTACCGTTCACTCCTCCACCCGCGAGGTGCTAGCGGTCTATGCCATCGATGAGGCCCGCATGGAACTTGTAATAACGCTGGCTCCCAATTATCCACTCGGAGCTGTTAAGGTCGAGTGTGGCAAGCAGATCGGCGGACGGGCTTCCTCCCGAAATGTGGGCATGCAGTTGACCATCTTCCTGACACACCAG AATGGCACCATATATGACGGCCTAACTATGTGGAAAAACAACTTAGACAAAAAGTTCGAGGGCGTTGAGGAGTGCTACGTGTGCTATACTGTAATCCACCAGGAGACTTGCCAGCTACCCAAACTAACGTGTAAAACTTGCAAGAAGAAATTCCACGGACCTTGTTTG TATAAATGGTTCACCACAAGCAGCAAGTCCACCTGTCCCATTTGCCGCAACGTCTTCTAG
- the LOC117142057 gene encoding uncharacterized protein LOC117142057, with the protein MATITSAFPSKVSDDSLQAGSRSNSFSTNPNTHPVIASKLSELSSSADPFGSSFSSNLSCES; encoded by the coding sequence ATGGCCACAATTACCTCGGCATTTCCCTCCAAAGTCTCGGATGATTCACTGCAGGCCGGATCACGCTCAAACTCCTTCTCTACCAACCCCAATACACATCCAGTGATCGCGTCTAAACTTTCTGAATTATCCTCCTCCGCAGATCCCTTCGGGTCATCATTTTCTTCCAATTTATCCTGTGAATCGTAA